Within Thermodesulfovibrionales bacterium, the genomic segment CGGGGAAGGGGAAACGAGAGGAGTTTAATTGCTCGGCAGCCGTATCGGATACGGGTAGGGCGGTGTTGAGTCCGTGAGGAGGGCGGGGTTCAGGTTCTTTATCGCCTTGACGGATGTCTTATATTTTTCCGCAACCGCTTTCAGACTCATGGTGCCGTGGCTTGTTATTTCCCGGTAAGCGGGGTCCTCGGTCACTTCCCTGTCCGATGTAAACCCGTAATTCTCCGGGTCTTGCGCAACCGTAGATGCGGCCATAAAATACGCGAGATAGCGGTTTATCACCCACGGGAGGCCTTCCTTCGATTTCTTGAATATGCGGGTGATCTTCCCTTCGCCCGCGTTGTATGCCGCAAGGGCGATGTCCCACGCGCCGAACCTGACGTAGAGGTCTCTCAGATAATCAGCTGCGGCATGGGTCGATTTGACGGGGTCCTTCCGCTCGTCCACATAGCTGTCGACTCTCAGGCCGTAACTCTGCGCGGTGCATCTTACGAGCTGCCATAACCCGACCGCATCTCCGGGCCCCACGGACAGTGGGGCGAAGCCACTCTCGATGAGAGGGAGGTAGGCGATGTCGAGAGGGATACCCTTCTCGGTGAAGACGTCTGTTATCAGGTCGATATATTTATAGGAGTTGTTGAGGCTCTGCTCGAAGGCCTCCGGCATCTTCCGTGTGAAAAAATCGATCGCCCGGTCGTAGAGTCTACCCGTGGACTCCTTTTCTTTTATCATCTCGAGCTCCTGACCGGCTACGGCCTTCACCGGCGCCGATAAAAAGAGAAGCATCAGGGCTGTTGCAAATAGTTTGCGCATTCCTCGACCTTTGGTTTGGGTTATTTATTCTGAAAAACGAAAAAACGTTTGAGTGCTGCTTATGTGAGTTAAAAAAATATAACATTTCTTCCGAATAATTGCAAGTTTTTTTTCAAGAAAAATTTTTGCGAAGTAAAGGATAGAATTTTATGAAGATTTTTTAATTAGAATTTTTCGGCTGATGTGGGAAGTAATTACTTCTTGAGAAAGATGGTTAAGTGGAGTTATGAATCTCGTACGGAAAGATACTATGCTATTGATTTGACTCTCTATACTATCTGCTATTTTCCTACCGAAAACTGTATCGTCCTTTTCCTCTGAACTCCAAGATGCCTCTGTCTCTCAGAATTTGCAACTGCTGACGGATTTTGGGGCGGATATTTTTGTTGTCCGGGTGGAGCAGCTGAAGTTGTTTGTCGAATGAATATGCCTCAGCTAAAGTAAAATCTTTTTTCCCGAGTTCTCTGATAACCTTCAATATGTCGGCCGTCCATCCCCTAACATCATAATTCTTTTCTGATAGGAACCTGAATCGCTCATAGCACAGTTTGACCGTTTCAGGGCTAGACACTTTTCGATCTTTAGTAATCGCAATCTTTCCATCAACAGGTATCTCCTTCAAGACAATGTTGCATCCAATCCATCCTGCTCTCCGAGCATTTGGCGAGAGGGGCTTGCGGGGCTCTATACAGGAGAGTGTCAGGAAATACCGAGGGACTATCAATAATGTTTCTGCACAGTATTCTTGCGAATTGTAATGAAGAAGGAACAGGTTGGGAGTTCTGTTATTCTTAATCGATTCAATCATTGGGCCATAAGCAGAATCAAGAATCTTTTCCCCTAATGGCTTGTTTTGGCTTTTTAGTTGATAGGTTTCAGAACAGTCATCACAAACGAAATCTATGACCTTTGTATTATCCCGAGCTGTCTGTAATCTCGGCTGTTTGCAGGAAGGACAGAATAGGTTTCTAGCAGCCCAATCTTCGGTCAGGACCCGCGCAATCTGAGAAGGACTTTTATATCCTTCTGCTTTTTCTCTAACAAAGCATAAATCCATAATGCGATATGATAAGGTATTCTATCAGATCATTGACATTGCCGCTGGATTCGATCAACGATCGATCGGAGAATTAGCTCCGACGATTTCGATTATTACATATAGTCTCTTTACTTCCACTGCTTATTCGATCAAAGATCGTTCATTAATTCAAGTGGACGACTTTGGGTCTGAAGAGGCTTCAACCTGAAAACTTTGATCTCGA encodes:
- a CDS encoding DpnI domain-containing protein, producing MDLCFVREKAEGYKSPSQIARVLTEDWAARNLFCPSCKQPRLQTARDNTKVIDFVCDDCSETYQLKSQNKPLGEKILDSAYGPMIESIKNNRTPNLFLLHYNSQEYCAETLLIVPRYFLTLSCIEPRKPLSPNARRAGWIGCNIVLKEIPVDGKIAITKDRKVSSPETVKLCYERFRFLSEKNYDVRGWTADILKVIRELGKKDFTLAEAYSFDKQLQLLHPDNKNIRPKIRQQLQILRDRGILEFRGKGRYSFR
- a CDS encoding lytic transglycosylase domain-containing protein, which codes for MRKLFATALMLLFLSAPVKAVAGQELEMIKEKESTGRLYDRAIDFFTRKMPEAFEQSLNNSYKYIDLITDVFTEKGIPLDIAYLPLIESGFAPLSVGPGDAVGLWQLVRCTAQSYGLRVDSYVDERKDPVKSTHAAADYLRDLYVRFGAWDIALAAYNAGEGKITRIFKKSKEGLPWVINRYLAYFMAASTVAQDPENYGFTSDREVTEDPAYREITSHGTMSLKAVAEKYKTSVKAIKNLNPALLTDSTPPYPYPIRLPSN